From Gallaecimonas pentaromativorans, the proteins below share one genomic window:
- a CDS encoding energy transducer TonB produces MARSIASILLGIAVTFLLIWFMAYLISGGAQRNPSSADAPTIDISVNKQETPPQNKQRELPKKPPPPKQPPKPLKAIPDEPSKPQQQMQNLNMPKMDFSSRGSGPAMGAPTIGGGMGGDGDATPIFRMDPKYPVEAARDGKEGWVKLSFTINEVGGVEDIEVIDAQPKRIFDREAKRALAKWKYKPKIIDGKPVKQPGLTVQLDFKLEGKK; encoded by the coding sequence ATGGCTAGATCCATAGCAAGCATATTGCTGGGGATTGCGGTCACGTTTCTCCTGATCTGGTTCATGGCCTATCTGATCTCCGGTGGAGCGCAGCGGAACCCAAGTTCTGCTGATGCCCCGACGATCGATATCTCTGTGAACAAGCAGGAGACACCTCCCCAGAATAAACAGCGGGAGCTGCCGAAGAAGCCACCACCGCCTAAGCAGCCGCCTAAGCCGCTGAAGGCTATCCCGGATGAGCCGAGCAAGCCTCAGCAGCAGATGCAGAATCTGAACATGCCGAAGATGGACTTCTCATCGCGCGGTTCAGGCCCTGCAATGGGTGCCCCCACCATTGGTGGCGGTATGGGTGGTGACGGCGATGCAACGCCTATCTTCCGTATGGATCCTAAGTATCCGGTGGAAGCGGCCCGTGATGGCAAAGAAGGTTGGGTAAAACTGAGCTTCACCATTAACGAAGTCGGTGGTGTTGAAGACATCGAAGTTATCGATGCCCAGCCGAAGCGGATCTTTGATCGCGAAGCCAAGCGCGCCCTGGCCAAGTGGAAATACAAGCCGAAGATCATCGACGGCAAGCCTGTTAAGCAACCTGGGTTGACAGTTCAACTGGACTTCAAGCTGGAGGGTAAAAAGTAA
- a CDS encoding ExbD/TolR family protein yields the protein MARRRVRQEEEASIDMTPMLDIVFIMLIFFIVTTSFVKESGIDVNRPTAATATKKKAANIFIAIKENGEIYMEKRQVDVERVRANVEKMLAETPEASVVIQADKNSKHGVVVQVMDQVKAAGVDKISVAADPGS from the coding sequence ATGGCACGTAGACGTGTACGGCAAGAGGAAGAAGCCAGCATTGACATGACTCCGATGCTCGACATCGTGTTCATCATGCTGATCTTCTTCATCGTGACCACCTCTTTTGTCAAAGAGTCAGGTATTGATGTAAACCGCCCAACGGCAGCAACTGCTACCAAGAAAAAAGCGGCCAATATCTTTATCGCGATTAAAGAAAACGGCGAAATTTACATGGAAAAACGCCAGGTGGATGTGGAACGTGTTCGCGCCAACGTTGAAAAAATGTTGGCCGAAACTCCTGAAGCATCTGTTGTTATCCAGGCCGACAAGAACTCCAAGCACGGTGTTGTTGTGCAGGTTATGGACCAAGTCAAAGCTGCGGGCGTCGATAAGATCTCCGTTGCCGCCGACCCTGGGAGTTAA
- a CDS encoding MotA/TolQ/ExbB proton channel family protein, with product MMLFLIELWESVRDFMNTGGIVLYWLALVLFIMWVLMIERYLYLTTGFPKLVKTVLGNWDAREDTTSWYAHRIREAWISQANEKLNARMQLIKTMVAMCPLIGLLGTVTGMVHVFEIMANTGTGNPRLMASGISMATIPTMAGMVAALSGVFFSSRLEAKVKVASHRLVDSMPHH from the coding sequence ATGATGCTCTTCCTGATAGAGCTTTGGGAATCTGTCAGGGATTTTATGAATACCGGGGGTATAGTCCTCTACTGGCTGGCCCTCGTGCTGTTCATCATGTGGGTTCTGATGATCGAGCGCTATCTGTACCTGACCACAGGTTTCCCCAAATTGGTGAAAACTGTGCTGGGTAACTGGGACGCCCGTGAAGACACCACATCCTGGTACGCGCATAGAATCCGTGAGGCATGGATCTCCCAAGCCAATGAAAAGTTGAACGCGCGCATGCAGCTTATCAAGACCATGGTTGCCATGTGTCCCTTGATCGGACTGCTCGGCACTGTAACCGGTATGGTGCATGTGTTCGAAATCATGGCTAACACCGGTACGGGTAACCCCCGTCTGATGGCGTCAGGTATCTCCATGGCCACCATCCCGACGATGGCAGGCATGGTTGCGGCGCTGTCTGGTGTGTTCTTCAGTTCACGCCTGGAAGCCAAGGTTAAAGTTGCAAGCCATCGCCTCGTCGATAGCATGCCGCATCACTAA
- a CDS encoding MotA/TolQ/ExbB proton channel family protein: MKTVLKSVVLAAGLVLTAQPVLAAAPQAKTLEQLLQDVQKDRLSDNKINKQREQEFLSARADKQALLSKAKSELAAEQARGKQLEASFADNEKQLAALEEKLTLAVGNMGEMFGVVRQVAGDAQSRFQTSIISAQYPGRDKEMKELAQSKELPELPQLEDLWFALQKEMTASGEVVKFKAPVITVDGEKKEMDVTRVGAFNLMSSDQYLVYNSESGTVDELSRQPESYMTDTVISFGKNTSGYSPLYVDPSRGTILTLMTQKVTLLERYNQGGTVGYIITGVLALGLLIVLERLIVLGGMSAAISRQRKSDTPSDNNPLGRILKVYENNRNVDVETLELKLDEAILKETPRIERGVSVIKVLAAVAPLLGLLGTVTGMIDTFQSITLFGTGDPKIMAGGISTALVTTVLGLVAALPLIFLHSIVYSRSQSLIHLVEEQAAGIIAEHAEKESK, from the coding sequence ATGAAAACTGTATTGAAGAGCGTAGTGCTGGCTGCTGGTCTGGTTTTGACCGCCCAGCCTGTTCTGGCCGCAGCTCCTCAGGCGAAGACCCTAGAGCAGTTGCTGCAAGATGTTCAGAAAGACCGTCTTTCTGACAACAAAATCAACAAGCAACGCGAACAGGAATTCCTGTCCGCTCGCGCTGACAAGCAAGCTCTGCTGAGCAAAGCCAAGTCTGAACTGGCTGCCGAGCAAGCTCGTGGTAAGCAACTGGAAGCCTCCTTTGCTGACAACGAGAAGCAACTGGCTGCCCTGGAAGAGAAACTGACCCTGGCCGTTGGCAACATGGGTGAGATGTTTGGTGTTGTTCGTCAGGTTGCTGGCGACGCCCAATCCCGCTTCCAGACCTCTATCATTTCCGCCCAGTACCCTGGCCGCGATAAAGAAATGAAAGAACTGGCTCAGTCTAAAGAGCTGCCTGAGCTGCCACAGTTGGAAGACCTGTGGTTTGCTCTGCAAAAAGAAATGACCGCCTCTGGCGAAGTGGTTAAGTTCAAAGCCCCTGTTATCACCGTTGACGGTGAGAAAAAGGAAATGGACGTAACCCGCGTTGGCGCTTTCAACCTGATGAGCAGTGACCAGTACCTGGTTTACAACTCTGAAAGCGGCACCGTTGACGAGCTGTCTCGTCAGCCTGAGTCTTACATGACTGATACCGTTATCAGCTTCGGTAAGAACACCTCCGGCTACTCGCCTCTGTATGTTGACCCTTCCCGTGGCACCATCCTGACCCTGATGACGCAGAAAGTGACTCTGCTTGAGCGTTACAACCAGGGCGGTACCGTTGGTTACATCATCACTGGTGTACTGGCACTGGGTCTGCTGATCGTTCTGGAGCGTCTGATTGTTCTGGGCGGCATGAGCGCGGCTATCAGCCGTCAGCGCAAGTCCGACACCCCCAGCGATAACAACCCTCTGGGCCGTATCCTTAAGGTTTACGAAAACAACCGTAACGTTGACGTAGAAACCCTTGAGCTGAAGCTGGACGAAGCCATCCTGAAGGAAACCCCGCGTATCGAGCGTGGCGTATCCGTCATCAAGGTTCTGGCTGCTGTAGCCCCGCTGCTGGGTCTGCTGGGTACTGTTACCGGTATGATCGACACCTTCCAGTCCATTACCCTGTTCGGTACTGGTGACCCGAAAATCATGGCCGGTGGTATCTCTACCGCGCTGGTAACCACCGTACTGGGTCTGGTTGCTGCTCTGCCGCTGATTTTCCTTCACTCCATCGTGTACTCACGTAGCCAATCCCTGATCCACCTCGTTGAGGAACAGGCTGCTGGCATCATCGCTGAGCACGCGGAGAAGGAGTCTAAGTAA